A stretch of Paludisphaera borealis DNA encodes these proteins:
- a CDS encoding KpsF/GutQ family sugar-phosphate isomerase: MAMITDASPASETEAEGLAFAREVLRIEAEALTRVRERLNGTVARAAELIHGCEGSVIVTGMGKAGLVGQKMAATLASTGTRAFPLHPAEAVHGDLGRIRADDVVVALSQSGETEEVLRLLPTLRRIGVNLVAVTERGVSSLGRAADLCIELGPIEEACPLGLAPSASTTVMMAVGDALALLVSRMRAFSPEDFALYHPAGNLGRKLMRVEDVMRTGRHIRRARVDETVREVFVRLAGPRRRSGAVLVEDAESRLLGIFTDSDLVRLFEKRREGDLDRPIGAVMTAGPYRVAVGSLLGDAVELMKAHKISELPVVDYSDRLAGLIDVTDLIGFTAADFEE; this comes from the coding sequence ATGGCGATGATCACGGATGCGTCTCCGGCCTCGGAGACCGAAGCCGAGGGACTGGCCTTCGCCCGCGAGGTGCTGCGGATCGAAGCCGAAGCGCTGACGCGGGTTCGGGAGCGGCTGAACGGGACGGTGGCGCGGGCGGCCGAGTTGATTCACGGCTGCGAGGGAAGCGTGATCGTCACCGGCATGGGCAAGGCGGGGCTGGTGGGCCAGAAGATGGCCGCGACGCTCGCCTCCACGGGCACCCGCGCGTTCCCGCTGCACCCGGCCGAGGCCGTCCACGGCGACCTGGGCCGGATCAGGGCCGACGACGTGGTAGTCGCCCTCTCGCAGAGCGGCGAGACCGAGGAGGTCTTGCGGCTGTTGCCGACCCTGCGACGGATCGGCGTCAACCTGGTGGCCGTGACCGAGCGGGGAGTCAGCTCGCTGGGAAGGGCCGCCGATCTGTGCATCGAGCTGGGGCCGATCGAGGAAGCTTGCCCGCTCGGCCTGGCGCCCTCGGCCAGCACGACGGTGATGATGGCGGTGGGCGACGCCCTGGCCCTGTTGGTTTCACGGATGCGGGCGTTCTCGCCCGAGGATTTCGCGCTCTATCACCCTGCGGGCAACCTCGGACGCAAGCTGATGCGGGTCGAAGACGTGATGCGGACCGGCCGGCACATCCGCCGGGCGCGGGTCGATGAGACCGTCCGCGAGGTCTTCGTCCGCCTCGCCGGTCCGCGACGGCGGTCGGGGGCGGTGCTCGTCGAAGACGCCGAAAGCCGGCTCCTGGGGATCTTCACCGACAGCGATCTCGTCCGCCTGTTCGAGAAGCGTCGCGAAGGGGATCTCGACCGGCCGATCGGCGCGGTGATGACGGCCGGCCCGTATCGCGTGGCGGTGGGCTCGCTGCTCGGCGACGCAGTCGAGCTGATGAAGGCCCATAAGATCAGCGAGCTGCCGGTGGTCGACTATTCCGACCGGCTGGCGGGCCTGATCGACGTCACCGACCTGATCGGCTTCACCGCCGCGGACTTCGAGGAATGA
- the hpt gene encoding hypoxanthine phosphoribosyltransferase → METLITEAAIQERVCALGQAIERDYTGKPLTIVAVLTGSLILLADLVRQIGIPHRIALLQASSYRGATTTSTTLVVNESFAPDVSDRDVLLLDDILDTGQTLSALVRHVADRGARSVRTAVLLRKIGRQTVPLEPDYSGFTIPDAFVVGYGLDYNDDYRHLPYVGILKD, encoded by the coding sequence GTGGAGACCTTGATCACTGAAGCCGCGATTCAGGAGCGGGTTTGCGCGCTCGGCCAGGCGATCGAGCGAGATTACACAGGCAAGCCGTTGACGATCGTCGCGGTCCTGACCGGCAGCCTGATCCTCCTGGCCGACCTCGTCCGCCAGATCGGGATTCCGCATCGGATCGCCTTGCTCCAGGCGAGCAGCTACCGGGGGGCGACGACGACGTCGACGACGCTGGTGGTCAACGAGAGCTTCGCCCCCGACGTGAGCGACCGCGACGTGCTCTTGCTCGACGACATCCTCGACACCGGCCAGACCCTTTCGGCCCTGGTCCGGCACGTCGCCGACCGCGGGGCGCGGAGCGTGCGGACCGCCGTCCTGCTCCGCAAGATCGGCCGCCAGACCGTCCCGCTTGAGCCCGACTACAGCGGCTTCACGATCCCCGACGCGTTCGTCGTCGGCTACGGTCTCGACTACAACGACGACTACCGGCACCTGCCGTACGTCGGCATCCTCAAGGACTGA
- a CDS encoding DUF1559 domain-containing protein → MRGFTLIELLVVIAIIAVLIALLLPAVQSAREAARRSQCTNNMKQIGLGLHNYQSTFNCFPPGGIAARQMSNPANLIGGDTGSPWGSWSVHAMLLGYMEQTPIYNTLNFAVATQGSDDFGPAALSTGIRARINTFLCPSGPSVPGNWTFYGSPAPGNSYWASLGPSLNWSVSLQNPPNGVFAYGGTRSIADITDGTSNTIAFGEWRIGDYNASKLSIQDVINLQGTFPPGSSWDSPLNIMPFGGVAFQQWLNTVAQAAPKTLGSWGDNRSWIGEQWCTGMGGRTLGTTLLPPNSPYPNADINTWGQGDWDTPGMWNFSSYHPGGANAMMGDGSVRFIKSSTSMMTIWQLGSASGGEVVSADSY, encoded by the coding sequence ATGCGAGGCTTCACGCTCATCGAGCTGCTGGTCGTCATCGCGATCATCGCAGTCTTGATCGCGCTCTTGCTTCCGGCCGTGCAGTCGGCGCGTGAAGCGGCCCGGCGTTCTCAGTGCACGAACAACATGAAGCAGATCGGGTTGGGCCTGCACAACTATCAATCCACATTCAACTGCTTCCCGCCGGGAGGCATCGCGGCTCGCCAGATGAGCAATCCAGCGAACCTCATCGGCGGCGATACCGGGTCTCCATGGGGCTCTTGGAGCGTTCATGCGATGCTCCTGGGCTATATGGAACAGACCCCGATCTACAACACACTCAACTTCGCAGTCGCCACGCAGGGGAGCGATGATTTCGGTCCGGCCGCCCTGTCGACCGGGATCAGAGCGCGGATCAACACGTTCCTCTGTCCGTCGGGCCCCAGCGTGCCAGGCAATTGGACCTTCTACGGCAGTCCCGCGCCCGGCAACAGCTACTGGGCGAGCTTGGGCCCGAGCCTTAACTGGTCGGTCAGCCTTCAGAATCCGCCCAACGGCGTGTTCGCCTACGGCGGAACCCGTAGCATCGCCGACATCACCGACGGCACGAGCAACACCATCGCCTTCGGCGAATGGCGGATCGGCGACTATAACGCCAGCAAACTGTCGATTCAGGACGTGATCAACCTTCAGGGCACGTTCCCTCCGGGGTCCTCGTGGGACAGCCCCTTGAACATCATGCCCTTCGGCGGGGTTGCGTTCCAGCAGTGGCTCAACACGGTCGCCCAGGCGGCGCCGAAGACGCTGGGCTCGTGGGGCGACAACCGCAGTTGGATCGGCGAGCAGTGGTGCACCGGCATGGGCGGCCGTACGCTCGGCACGACGCTGCTTCCTCCCAACTCCCCCTACCCCAACGCCGACATCAACACCTGGGGACAGGGCGATTGGGACACGCCCGGCATGTGGAACTTCAGCAGCTACCACCCCGGCGGCGCCAATGCGATGATGGGCGACGGCTCGGTCCGGTTCATCAAGTCGAGCACCAGCATGATGACCATCTGGCAGCTTGGTAGTGCCTCCGGCGGCGAAGTCGTTTCGGCCGACTCGTACTGA
- the msrA gene encoding peptide-methionine (S)-S-oxide reductase MsrA, which translates to MSTLRRAFHFHVLLVVLGSTLAFAQDAKPSDEAPAPKADTKAKSEAKAKDTDKDKTDEQDKAKPAKPKIETATFGGGCFWCTEAVFERLPGVKSVVSGYSGGNVANPTYEMVSTGLTGHAEVIQIEYDANVVSFDKLLELFWHAHDPTTVDSQGPDFGPQYRSIILYHSEAQKDAAKKAIHDLNAKRKNRSSIATQVVPFEAFYPAEEYHQDYARNHRGYDYVETYITPKLRKLKSMLK; encoded by the coding sequence ATGAGCACACTGCGTCGGGCGTTCCACTTCCACGTTCTGCTCGTCGTGCTGGGCTCGACCTTGGCCTTTGCCCAAGACGCGAAGCCGTCCGACGAGGCCCCGGCTCCGAAAGCCGACACCAAGGCGAAGAGCGAGGCCAAGGCGAAGGACACGGACAAAGACAAGACCGACGAGCAGGACAAGGCCAAGCCGGCCAAGCCGAAGATCGAGACGGCGACGTTCGGGGGCGGCTGCTTCTGGTGCACCGAGGCGGTGTTCGAGCGGTTGCCGGGGGTCAAGTCGGTCGTCTCAGGGTACTCGGGGGGAAACGTCGCCAACCCGACGTATGAGATGGTCAGCACCGGCCTGACCGGTCACGCCGAGGTGATCCAGATCGAGTACGACGCCAACGTCGTCTCGTTCGACAAGCTGCTGGAGCTGTTCTGGCACGCCCACGACCCGACCACCGTCGACTCCCAGGGGCCTGACTTCGGCCCGCAGTACCGATCGATCATCCTCTATCACAGCGAAGCCCAGAAAGACGCCGCCAAGAAGGCGATCCACGACTTGAACGCCAAGCGAAAGAATCGCTCGTCGATCGCGACCCAGGTCGTCCCGTTCGAGGCCTTCTACCCCGCCGAGGAATATCACCAGGACTACGCCCGCAATCATCGCGGCTACGACTACGTCGAAACCTACATCACGCCCAAGCTCCGCAAGCTCAAGTCGATGCTGAAGTGA
- a CDS encoding class I fructose-bisphosphate aldolase, whose product MASAIGDLLGSDADSLLNHVCKAIPKETLHLPGPDFVDRIFIPSDRNIRVLNNLQWLFQSGRLAGSGYLSILPVDQGIEHSAGASFAKNPAYFDPENIVKLAIDGGCNAVASTFGVLGMVARKYAHKIPFMVKVNHNELLTYPNQANQILFGKVKEAYDMGAAAIGATIYFGSENSGRQIVEVAETFYHAHELGMATVLWCYLRNNAFKSDKDYHVAADLTGQANHLGVTIEADIIKQKLPENNGGFKALNMGGSSYGKLDERMYTELCTDHPIDLCRYQIANCYMGRAGLINSGGASGKNDFADAVKTAVVNKRAGGMGLISGRKAFQRPMAEGAKLLHAIQDVYLDKSITIA is encoded by the coding sequence ATGGCGTCCGCTATTGGCGATCTGCTTGGATCCGATGCCGACAGTCTCCTGAATCACGTCTGCAAGGCGATCCCCAAGGAAACCCTGCACCTCCCCGGCCCCGACTTCGTTGATCGCATCTTCATCCCCAGCGATCGCAACATCCGGGTGCTCAACAACCTCCAATGGCTGTTCCAGTCGGGTCGGCTCGCCGGCTCCGGCTACCTGTCGATCCTCCCGGTCGACCAGGGCATCGAACACTCCGCCGGCGCCAGCTTCGCCAAGAACCCCGCCTATTTCGATCCCGAGAACATCGTCAAGCTCGCGATCGACGGGGGCTGCAACGCCGTCGCCAGCACCTTCGGCGTGCTCGGCATGGTCGCCCGCAAGTACGCCCACAAGATCCCGTTCATGGTCAAGGTCAACCACAACGAGCTGTTGACCTACCCGAACCAGGCCAACCAGATCTTGTTCGGCAAGGTGAAGGAAGCCTATGACATGGGCGCCGCCGCCATCGGCGCGACCATCTACTTCGGCTCCGAGAACAGCGGCCGGCAGATCGTCGAGGTCGCCGAGACGTTCTACCACGCCCACGAACTCGGCATGGCCACCGTGCTGTGGTGCTACCTGCGGAACAACGCCTTCAAGTCCGACAAGGACTACCACGTCGCCGCCGACCTCACCGGCCAGGCCAACCACCTCGGCGTGACCATCGAGGCCGACATCATCAAGCAGAAGCTCCCCGAGAACAACGGCGGCTTCAAAGCCCTGAACATGGGCGGCTCCAGCTACGGCAAGCTCGACGAGCGGATGTACACCGAGCTGTGCACCGACCACCCGATCGACCTCTGCCGCTACCAGATCGCCAACTGCTACATGGGCCGCGCGGGGCTCATCAACTCGGGCGGCGCCAGCGGCAAGAACGACTTCGCCGACGCCGTCAAAACGGCCGTCGTCAACAAGCGGGCCGGCGGCATGGGCCTGATCTCCGGTCGCAAGGCCTTCCAGCGCCCCATGGCCGAAGGCGCCAAGCTGCTCCACGCCATCCAAGACGTCTACCTCGACAAGTCGATCACCATCGCCTGA
- a CDS encoding tagatose 1,6-diphosphate aldolase → MSFGDQSRKLSATTLLSKGLTPGKLRGLQRISNPDGTLTILALDQNNSVVDMAAKALKTAGEDRQPTYEEVVEIKLDLMRSLAPVVSGVLIDPYYGAWSAVASEAIPPHKGLLVRLEKSAYNKSKLGAPLAAVEPGWGVEKIKLMGADAVKLLAQFEPTEPHSAEANLALVEQVYEECKRHDVLLLLEAVAFPFGGEAKTDASFLERKAETVIETARQLSRFCDVYKAEFPGTLDRESDDQLENNLQALDAVSERPWVLLSAGVDYAAYLVQVEMALRAGAAGILGGRAFWKEYFLQPDGPSRTEFAVTTGRQRIAEVDALVRSLGTPWFGRYGLTRDDLNTVRAVEGWHYRYPRLAGGSPALPSSHGPAAPGEVY, encoded by the coding sequence ATGTCGTTCGGGGATCAATCGCGGAAGCTGAGCGCCACGACGTTGTTGAGCAAGGGGCTGACGCCGGGCAAGCTGCGGGGCTTGCAGCGGATCAGCAACCCCGACGGCACGCTCACGATCCTGGCCCTCGACCAGAACAACTCGGTGGTCGACATGGCGGCCAAGGCCCTCAAGACGGCCGGCGAAGATCGGCAGCCGACCTACGAGGAAGTCGTCGAGATCAAGCTCGACCTGATGCGGTCGCTCGCCCCGGTCGTCTCGGGCGTCCTGATCGACCCGTACTACGGCGCGTGGTCGGCGGTGGCCTCGGAGGCGATCCCGCCGCACAAGGGGCTGCTCGTCCGGCTCGAAAAGTCAGCCTACAACAAGAGCAAGCTGGGCGCTCCATTGGCGGCGGTCGAGCCCGGCTGGGGCGTCGAGAAGATCAAGCTGATGGGGGCCGACGCCGTCAAGCTGCTCGCCCAGTTCGAACCGACCGAGCCGCACTCGGCCGAGGCGAATCTCGCGCTGGTCGAGCAGGTGTACGAGGAGTGCAAGCGGCACGACGTGCTCTTGCTGCTGGAAGCCGTGGCGTTCCCGTTCGGCGGCGAGGCCAAGACCGACGCCTCGTTCCTCGAGCGCAAGGCCGAGACCGTGATCGAGACGGCCCGCCAGCTCAGCCGGTTCTGCGACGTCTACAAGGCCGAGTTCCCCGGCACGCTCGACCGTGAGAGCGACGACCAGCTTGAAAACAACCTCCAGGCCCTCGACGCCGTCAGCGAGCGGCCCTGGGTGCTGCTGTCGGCGGGCGTCGACTACGCGGCCTATCTCGTGCAGGTCGAGATGGCCCTGCGCGCCGGCGCCGCGGGGATTCTCGGCGGCCGGGCGTTCTGGAAGGAGTACTTCCTTCAGCCCGACGGCCCGTCGCGGACCGAGTTCGCCGTCACGACCGGCCGCCAGCGGATCGCCGAGGTCGACGCCCTGGTGCGGTCGCTCGGCACCCCCTGGTTCGGCCGCTACGGCCTGACCCGCGACGACCTGAACACCGTCCGCGCTGTCGAAGGCTGGCACTACCGCTACCCCCGACTCGCCGGCGGCTCCCCCGCCCTCCCCTCGTCCCACGGCCCCGCCGCGCCGGGCGAGGTGTACTGA
- a CDS encoding Gfo/Idh/MocA family protein yields MVRVGIVGLGFMGRMHYRCWKASPDATITAICEANHKALEAATQAPKGNVGGAADHIDLTGIAVYSDLNELLASGTVDALSITLPTFLHPDTTVHALKAGVHVLCEKPMALNTAECDRMVAAADESGKILQIGHCIRFWPEYVVARDLIQSGAYGKPIAATFRRFSSQPNWSPDNWFADEDRSGGQPLDLHIHDSDYVHYLFGMPESVSSTADVPLSYISTQYHYPAGPAVVAESTWRMTPSFGFEMSFNIVLERAAIIFDVTRTPSFRVCPSDGPAFTPEIPPGDGYTREIAHFVRAVNGEPVEPVVTARDSRETIRLVLAEKQSAREGRRVSL; encoded by the coding sequence ATGGTTCGGGTTGGGATCGTCGGTCTGGGGTTCATGGGTCGGATGCATTATCGCTGCTGGAAGGCGTCTCCGGACGCGACCATCACGGCGATTTGCGAGGCGAACCACAAGGCGCTCGAAGCGGCCACGCAGGCGCCCAAGGGGAACGTCGGGGGCGCGGCGGACCACATCGACCTGACCGGCATCGCGGTGTACAGCGACCTGAACGAGCTGCTGGCGTCGGGAACGGTCGACGCCCTCTCGATCACCCTGCCGACGTTCTTGCACCCGGACACCACCGTCCATGCGCTCAAGGCGGGCGTGCACGTCCTCTGCGAGAAGCCGATGGCCCTGAACACGGCCGAGTGCGACCGGATGGTCGCCGCGGCCGACGAGTCGGGCAAGATCCTTCAGATCGGCCACTGCATCCGGTTCTGGCCCGAGTACGTCGTCGCGCGCGACCTGATCCAGTCGGGCGCGTACGGCAAGCCGATCGCGGCGACGTTCCGACGGTTTTCGAGCCAGCCCAACTGGAGCCCCGACAACTGGTTCGCCGACGAGGACCGCAGCGGCGGCCAGCCGCTCGACCTCCACATTCATGACAGCGATTACGTGCACTACCTGTTCGGCATGCCGGAATCGGTGTCAAGCACGGCCGACGTGCCGCTGTCGTACATCTCGACCCAGTACCACTACCCCGCCGGCCCGGCCGTGGTGGCCGAGAGCACCTGGCGGATGACGCCGAGCTTCGGTTTCGAGATGAGCTTCAACATCGTGCTCGAACGGGCGGCGATCATCTTCGACGTCACCCGGACGCCGAGCTTCCGCGTCTGCCCGTCCGACGGCCCGGCGTTCACCCCCGAGATCCCCCCCGGCGACGGCTACACCCGCGAGATCGCCCACTTCGTCCGCGCCGTCAACGGCGAGCCCGTCGAGCCGGTCGTCACCGCCCGCGATTCGCGCGAGACCATCCGCCTCGTCCTCGCCGAGAAGCAGTCCGCCCGCGAAGGCCGCCGGGTCTCGCTCTGA
- a CDS encoding KdsC family phosphatase, translating to MSIPDQEPAPISAELAARCATIELLAVDVDGVLTDGCIVVDDHGVESKHFYVRDGLGFALWRRAGKRSAIVSGRSAEVVNRRAAELKIDHVAQGINDKASALRALLVEFGLNASQVCYVGDDLIDLPALGVVGLAACPADAVAEVRRASHLTTRSIGGRGVVREVVEVVMKAQGLWHAACEGYRVPAV from the coding sequence ATGTCGATCCCGGACCAGGAACCGGCCCCGATCTCAGCGGAACTCGCCGCGCGATGCGCGACGATCGAGCTGCTGGCGGTCGACGTCGACGGCGTTCTCACCGACGGCTGCATCGTCGTCGACGATCACGGCGTCGAATCGAAACATTTTTACGTCCGCGACGGGCTCGGGTTCGCGCTCTGGCGCCGCGCCGGCAAGCGGTCGGCGATCGTCTCGGGACGATCGGCCGAGGTCGTGAACCGCCGGGCCGCCGAGCTGAAGATCGATCACGTCGCCCAGGGAATCAACGACAAGGCGTCGGCCTTGCGCGCGCTGCTGGTGGAATTCGGGCTCAACGCCTCGCAGGTCTGCTACGTCGGAGACGACCTGATCGATCTGCCGGCGCTGGGGGTCGTCGGTCTGGCCGCGTGCCCGGCCGACGCCGTCGCCGAGGTCCGCCGCGCGTCGCACCTCACAACCCGCTCAATCGGAGGAAGAGGCGTCGTCCGCGAGGTCGTCGAGGTGGTCATGAAGGCGCAAGGGCTCTGGCACGCCGCTTGCGAGGGGTATCGCGTCCCAGCGGTGTAA
- a CDS encoding FG-GAP-like repeat-containing protein, giving the protein MSRLSMRLALGLLLVALIAAAWRLDRSRRIDGALQVARAEIERGQFESALRSLSPWRDRADGHPEIGYWVGVCEQALNRPEAAAAAWERVAAGSPWRGRAILGRARILVESMGRYAQAEALLTDALQGPAEQALEARGMLVPLLRWQNRSGDVRRLVENGWARGAVKPDDLLLLWRLDDEPMPVDQIRARLDEAARLAPDDDRVMLGRARFLLATGEVAEAGALLDRCLQHRPDDPAVQEARLDWAMAAKRPDEAARALRKLPADRLSIGLISTIDAWAAALAGDVDAERRALEGRLEADPGDAIALDRLASLAMGAGRDASAAEYRRRKDVIDQARRRYLVLLQFELRSADHEELARLAETLGRWPEAWGWWTLAAREHRGDSRLIEAVEKVRSRPSPLPSSTALAATADRLDRLAAVSGRAAGPAVVGAFAFCDAAESSGLKFVFASGRSPQFQLPETMAGGAGLIDYDGDGWLDVYAVQGGPVPAPADARSGDRLFRNLGEGRFEDVTRATGLIDMAGGYGHGVAVGDFDGDGRSDLFITRLDAYALYRNKADGTFEDVTDRLGLGGPKGWPTSAAWADLDGDGDLDLYVCHYLDWDAHNPKPCSNYATSSPTGYCDPRLFPGQQDRLYRNDGSRFVDVTAEAGIVDADGRGLGVLAADLDEDGRIDLFVANDTTANDLYHNLGGMRFEENGLVSGVACNANGGFQAGMGVTTGDLDGDGRLDLAVTNFYNESTTFFRALGRGLFEDQSKAVGLAAPTRYSLGFGIAFADFDSDGRLDLAIANGHVNDSRPKVPYAMPAQLFAGAEGGRLVEVGRDAGPPWRTPRVGRGLCVGDLDNDGRLDLIVVSLDGSLAYFHNESPPRRFVTLKLEGAPSNRDAVGARVAVINADGRRRIAHRVGGGSYLSASDSRLYFGLGDDERPVDVEITWPSGRKSNLKQIEIDRGYHVREGDAPHELPMLVRPRRIL; this is encoded by the coding sequence ATGAGTCGATTATCCATGAGGCTGGCGCTCGGCCTATTGCTCGTCGCCTTGATCGCCGCGGCATGGCGGCTCGATCGGTCGCGAAGGATTGATGGAGCCTTGCAAGTCGCTCGGGCCGAGATCGAACGCGGTCAGTTCGAGTCGGCCTTGCGGTCGCTCTCCCCCTGGCGGGATCGCGCGGACGGCCATCCTGAGATCGGCTATTGGGTTGGTGTTTGCGAGCAGGCGCTGAATCGCCCGGAGGCGGCGGCGGCGGCCTGGGAGCGCGTCGCGGCGGGGTCGCCGTGGCGCGGTCGCGCGATCCTCGGCCGAGCCCGAATCCTGGTCGAATCGATGGGCCGATACGCCCAGGCCGAAGCTCTGCTGACCGACGCGCTTCAAGGGCCCGCGGAACAGGCGTTGGAGGCGCGCGGCATGCTGGTCCCCCTGCTCCGCTGGCAGAACCGGAGCGGCGACGTCCGCCGGCTCGTCGAGAACGGGTGGGCGCGCGGGGCGGTCAAGCCCGACGACCTCCTCCTCCTCTGGCGGCTTGACGACGAGCCGATGCCCGTCGACCAGATCCGCGCGCGGCTCGACGAAGCCGCCCGCCTCGCGCCGGACGACGACCGCGTGATGCTCGGCCGCGCGCGATTCCTGCTGGCGACCGGTGAGGTCGCCGAGGCCGGCGCGTTGCTCGACCGCTGCCTGCAGCACCGTCCCGACGACCCGGCGGTCCAGGAAGCGCGGCTGGATTGGGCGATGGCCGCGAAACGTCCCGACGAGGCGGCGCGGGCGCTCCGGAAGTTGCCCGCCGACCGGCTTTCGATCGGCCTGATTTCGACGATCGACGCGTGGGCCGCCGCATTGGCGGGAGACGTCGACGCCGAGCGTCGGGCGCTGGAAGGCCGGTTGGAGGCCGATCCAGGCGACGCGATCGCCCTGGATCGACTGGCGAGCCTCGCCATGGGGGCGGGCCGCGACGCCTCGGCGGCGGAGTACCGGCGGCGCAAGGACGTGATCGACCAGGCGCGCCGGCGATACCTCGTCCTCTTGCAGTTTGAGCTTCGGAGCGCCGACCATGAGGAACTGGCTCGCTTGGCCGAGACGCTGGGGCGATGGCCCGAGGCGTGGGGGTGGTGGACCCTGGCCGCCCGAGAGCATCGGGGGGATTCCCGCCTGATCGAGGCCGTCGAGAAGGTTCGATCGCGGCCGAGCCCCCTACCCTCCTCGACCGCCTTGGCGGCGACGGCCGACCGGCTCGACCGGCTTGCGGCGGTTTCCGGTCGCGCCGCCGGGCCGGCCGTCGTCGGGGCCTTCGCCTTCTGCGACGCCGCCGAATCGAGCGGTCTCAAGTTCGTCTTCGCGAGCGGCCGTTCACCCCAGTTCCAGTTGCCCGAAACGATGGCCGGCGGCGCGGGGCTGATCGATTACGACGGCGACGGCTGGCTCGACGTCTACGCCGTCCAGGGCGGCCCGGTCCCTGCTCCGGCCGACGCCCGCAGCGGCGACCGCTTGTTTCGCAACCTGGGCGAAGGCCGGTTCGAGGATGTGACGCGTGCGACGGGCCTCATCGATATGGCCGGCGGTTACGGGCACGGCGTCGCGGTGGGCGACTTCGACGGCGACGGTCGTTCCGACCTGTTCATCACCCGCCTGGACGCCTACGCCCTCTATCGCAACAAGGCGGACGGAACCTTCGAGGACGTGACCGACCGGTTGGGCCTGGGCGGTCCCAAAGGCTGGCCCACGTCGGCGGCCTGGGCCGACCTCGACGGCGACGGCGACCTCGACCTCTACGTCTGCCACTACCTCGACTGGGACGCCCACAATCCGAAGCCCTGCTCCAACTACGCGACGTCGTCCCCCACGGGCTATTGCGATCCTCGACTCTTCCCCGGCCAGCAAGACCGCCTGTATCGCAACGACGGGTCGCGGTTCGTCGACGTGACCGCCGAAGCGGGGATCGTCGACGCGGACGGGCGCGGGCTCGGCGTCCTGGCCGCCGACCTGGACGAGGATGGACGGATCGACTTATTCGTGGCCAACGACACGACGGCCAACGATCTGTACCACAACCTCGGCGGGATGCGGTTCGAGGAGAACGGCCTGGTGTCGGGTGTCGCCTGCAACGCCAACGGTGGATTTCAGGCCGGCATGGGCGTTACGACGGGCGATCTCGACGGCGACGGTCGACTCGATCTGGCGGTCACGAACTTCTACAACGAGTCCACGACCTTCTTCCGCGCCCTGGGCCGAGGCCTGTTCGAAGATCAATCGAAGGCCGTCGGCCTGGCCGCCCCCACCCGCTACAGCCTCGGTTTCGGGATCGCCTTCGCCGACTTCGATTCCGACGGCCGACTCGATCTGGCGATCGCCAACGGCCACGTCAACGACTCGCGTCCCAAGGTCCCCTACGCCATGCCCGCCCAGTTGTTCGCCGGCGCGGAGGGGGGGCGTCTGGTCGAGGTCGGCCGCGACGCGGGCCCCCCCTGGCGGACTCCCCGCGTGGGCCGAGGGCTGTGCGTCGGCGACCTCGACAACGACGGCCGGCTCGACCTGATCGTCGTCTCCCTCGACGGCTCCCTGGCCTACTTTCACAACGAGAGCCCCCCGCGCCGATTCGTGACGTTGAAGCTCGAAGGCGCCCCGTCGAACCGCGACGCCGTCGGCGCGCGCGTGGCCGTGATCAACGCGGACGGCCGTCGACGCATCGCGCACCGCGTGGGAGGGGGGAGCTACCTCTCGGCCTCCGACTCTCGCCTCTACTTCGGACTCGGAGACGACGAACGTCCCGTCGACGTCGAAATCACCTGGCCGTCGGGACGGAAGTCCAACCTGAAACAGATCGAAATCGACCGGGGCTATCACGTCCGCGAGGGAGACGCGCCCCATGAGCTTCCCATGCTCGTTCGTCCGCGCCGAATATTGTGA
- a CDS encoding RNA polymerase sigma factor, with the protein MLEAPTIAPITDEVLVQRARQRDSAAREELFQRHRGDAYRVAYRLLGDEQDALDVVQDSLLKAFSRLADFDGRGGFRFWLLRIVSNTALDWGRRRKRKHTVPLDERASGPVIDDDPGRRLQQQDLRRALDEALGRLSPKIRTTFVLFAELGMSYKEIAETQEVPIGTVMSRINAAREKLQAALDWNRLKGLD; encoded by the coding sequence ATGCTCGAGGCCCCGACGATCGCGCCGATTACCGATGAAGTCCTGGTTCAGCGCGCCCGACAGCGAGATTCGGCGGCGCGCGAGGAGCTGTTTCAGCGGCATCGGGGCGACGCGTACCGGGTGGCCTACCGACTCCTGGGCGACGAGCAAGACGCCCTCGACGTGGTTCAGGATTCGTTGTTGAAAGCGTTCTCGCGGCTGGCCGATTTCGACGGCCGGGGCGGGTTCCGGTTCTGGCTCTTGCGGATCGTCTCCAACACGGCCCTCGACTGGGGCCGAAGACGGAAACGCAAGCACACCGTCCCCCTGGACGAGCGAGCCTCGGGGCCGGTGATCGACGACGACCCGGGACGGCGGCTGCAACAGCAAGACCTGCGACGGGCGCTCGACGAGGCGCTCGGGCGGCTCTCCCCCAAGATTCGTACGACCTTCGTCCTGTTCGCCGAGCTAGGGATGAGTTACAAGGAGATCGCCGAGACCCAGGAAGTCCCCATCGGGACGGTCATGAGCCGGATCAACGCGGCCCGCGAGAAGTTGCAAGCGGCGCTCGACTGGAACCGGCTCAAGGGGCTCGACTGA